The following coding sequences are from one Microtus ochrogaster isolate Prairie Vole_2 chromosome 14 unlocalized genomic scaffold, MicOch1.0 chr14_random_1, whole genome shotgun sequence window:
- the Eid1 gene encoding EP300-interacting inhibitor of differentiation 1 codes for MAEMAELCELYEESNELQMDELPGEGDMEVGRGARGPAAEEGPMEEEAAPSARAQRGLFPEAGADLEGDEFDDWEDDYEFPEEERWSGAMHRVSAALEEANKVFLRTARAGDALDGGFQARCEKSPFDQLAFIEELFSLMVVNRLTEELGCDEIIDRE; via the coding sequence ATGGCGGAGATGGCAGAGCTTTGCGAGCTGTACGAAGAGAGCAACGAGCTGCAGATGGACGAGCTGCCCGGCGAGGGCGACATGGAGGTAGGCCGCGGGGCACGCGGGCCGGCCGCGGAGGAGGGCCCCATGGAGGAGGAGGCCGCGCCGTCCGCCCGCGCCCAGCGTGGCCTGTTCCCCGAGGCTGGCGCAGACCTGGAGGGCGACGAGTTTGATGACTGGGAGGACGACTACGAGTTCCCGGAGGAGGAGCGCTGGAGCGGCGCGATGCACAGGGTGTCTGCCGCGCTGGAGGAAGCCAACAAGGTGTTCCTGAGAACGGCGCGCGCCGGCGATGCCCTGGATGGCGGCTTTCAGGCGCGGTGCGAGAAGAGCCCTTTCGACCAGCTAGCTTTTATCGAAGAGCTGTTTTCGCTGATGGTTGTCAATCGACTGACCGAAGAGCTCGGCTGTGATGAGATCATTGATCGAGAGTAA